CCAAATGTTCCGTACATAGTTACACACTCCTTTTCAACTTTTATGATGCATCTTATACAATCGGCAACCTTCTTGAAACGGCATTTACCTAAGTTTCGCTTAAAAAGACACGGTGAGACGTCTGCGTGCTTGATTGCAACTGTTCATCGCGACGGTTCATTCGCTTGTGAAACCGATCAAATCTATGAATATGCAGCAACTGATGATTTGCTTAAGTATCTTGTTGACGAAGATGAGAAGATGTCGGATAATACGGTTAGAATATAATCGGATAGGCGATGGAGTTCGCCATAACCGCCAATTTTGGCTGATGACTCCTGCTGACTTGTGATTGGATGATCGCGAGTTGGTAGGGGTTTTATTTTTGGTAAAATTTGCTTTTGATTGTTCAGATGCTTTTGATTTTTCTGATGTTGGAGGGGAAGGAATCATGAAGGATGTATTGGCAATTGCCATTGGCGGATTTGTAGGAGCGATTTTGCGTTATGTTGTCGGCTTGTGGGTTCCTCCCGTACAGTTGTTTCCATTGGGAACGTTGCTGATCAACTGGATTGGGTGTCTTTTTTTGGGGTGGTTTCTTACCATGACATTAAACAAGTGGAAAGTTCCGCCACATCTGAGGCTTGCCATTGGCACTGGCGTAACCGGCGCTTTTACAACATTTTCAACATTTTCAGTAGAAACGCTGCTATTGCTGAAAGCAAACCATGCGTTGCTGGCCTTGTCGTATGTGGCGGCAAGCGTGGCGGGAGGCGTATTGCTCGCTTGGATCGGATTTCGGCTGGCCAAGCTTGCGTAGTGCCGATTGTTCGTAATACACAGACTTCTGTTGCAGCAGCAATTCTGTAGATTTGCGAATAAAAAAAGACAGAAAGGAAGACATGAGACGTGTGGAGTATTCTCATTGTTGGTTTTGGCGGCATGTTTGGTGCAAATGCCCGACATTATCTTGGACGATTTGTCAATCTGCGCACACAAAGCAGTTTTCCCTGGGGAACCTGGGTGATCAATTTGTCAGGATCTTTACTCCTTGGACTTCTTTCCGCTTTGTTTCATTCCGGGAGTTTGCAAACATGGGCGTGGAGGCTTTTGGGTATTGGATTTTGTGGTGCATATACGACATTTTCCACATTTGGTTATGAAACGATCCAACTGTTGGAAAAAGGAAAGATCCGCGAGGCATTTCTGTATATCGTAAGCTCTGTCTGCCTCGCCGTCGGATGTGCATGGATTGGGTATCAGTTTGGTTAAATGCCCTTTCTGCTGAGCAAAAAGGGCATTTACGACGGGAGCAGGGAAGATAAGTCTTGCAGCATCCGGGCTGCAATCGCCTGATAACCGGCAGCGTTCGGATGAAAGTGATCTGCATATAGGAACTTGTCGCCGTTCGCTGCAAAGATGTCCAGCGTCGGTACAAGATACGTATTCGTATAGGATCGCAACAAGGTGGAAGTGCGCCCGTTCCAATCTTCTACTACGGCAGTTCCGGCAGCCCCGCCTTGCAATTGTAAAAATGGGTTGTAAAGACCCACCATGAGAATCGGTGCTTGCGAATTGTTGGCGCGCACGGTTTGTAAAATCGTATTGAGATTTTTTAAATAATGTTCTTCAGAAGCTTTTGTTTGTTCGATTGTCGGAATGGTAAAGTTTGCTACATTTCGAACCAGATCGTTGCCGCCGATCGAGAAAGTTATGATTTTGGCAGCAGCGACTTGTTTCTGAATGGCAGGATCTTTGATCTGGTGTACAAGCTGATCCGATACGAATCCATCCACGGCAATATTGTCGACAGTTGTCTGCAAGCCTTTTTTCTCCAGGGCTTGCTGCAAATCCCCGATATATCCAAGGCCCGTTTCATCGCCATAGCCTCTTGATAAGGAATCGCCCATCGCAAAAATCCGAATCGGCCCGTGCAGGATTGTACGGCTTGTTTGTACTTGTTTTTGCAGTTGCTTAGGCTGTGTTGTCAGCGCAGAGCGATGTGGCAGCGCGGAACGGCTCAGGGCAAGTCCTGTGCCTGCAGCCAACAGGACAGTGCAACAAACAGCCAAACAGCCGATTCCAAACCATTTTAAATCCCTTCCTTTCATCTTGTTCCCTCCTCGGGTATGATTATAGCATAATGAAATGGAGGGATTGTCGTGTGACAAAATCAGGAAATCCACCTGTTTTACAAGTTCACAGGCTTGGCAAGCGGATTGGCCGCCGAATGATCGTTCAAGATTTGTCATTTGATGTTTTTGCGGGAGAGATTTTTGGATTTTTAGGCCCCAATGGGGCGGGCAAGACGACTACCATTCGCATGCTTGTAGGTTTAATGAAACCATCCATTGGTTCGGTAACAATCGGCGGATTTGATCTGCAGAGAAATTATGTGCAGGCGATGGCGCATGTCGGGTGTATCGTAGAAAATCCAGAGTTGTATAAATTTTTGACGGGAAGAGAAAATCTTGAGCAATTTGCGCGGATGTCCGGAAGTGTCGATGACAAGCGAATCCGTGAAGTTGCACAACTTGTGGGACTGGAACACAGATTGGATGAGAAAGTCCGGACATACTCCCTGGGAATGAAGCAGCGGTTGGGAATTGCCCAGGCATTGTTGACGCGTCCCCAGTTGCTGATCCTGGACGAGCCTACAAATGGCCTGGACCCAAGCGGAATTCGGGAACTGCGGGAGTTTATCAAATATTTGGCGAAAAAAGCAGGGATGGCTGTTTTTGTCTCCAGTCATATTTTGAGCGAGATCGAGATGTTGTGCGATCGTGTGGCGATCCTTCATCATGGCAAAATCATTCGCGCCGGGACTGTACGGGAGCTTTTATATGGCTACGCACCACGGACGGAATGGGAAGTGTCAAATATCAAAACGGCTCAGTCTTTGCTGCAGCAATTCCTGATCGAGGAAGGGATTGCCGATTCCATGGAACGAATGATTTGCAATCCAAATGTTTTGATGGCTGATGCCGATCATCCACCCGCTGCGGAACGGCGAGATGGGAATGACATGGGAACCATTGTTTGTGCCATATCCGATGCATGGATCCCTCGTTTAAATGAATGGTTTGTAAGTCAAGGGATCGGAGTATACGCCATCCGAAAACGATCCGCCACGTTGGAGGAGTTATTTTTGGAAGTCACAGAAGAAGCGAATGGAGGGGAAGCGATTGGTGCAATTTCTCTATCTGATCGAAAATGAAGCGATTAAATTGAGTAAACGCAGACGCTTTCTCCTGGTCAATCTGATTGTGATTGTGTTAATTGCATTGTTTGCATATGGACAAAAACTTGCGGATGAACAGTTGTTTGCGAGAGTCGGAACAACACAATGGAAACCTGTCATCCGACAACAAATCTATGATTTGCAAAACCGGCAAAAAAGCTTATACATACCGGAGGAACGGAAAAAAACATACCAGGTGCAGGTGCAACAACTGCAATACGAATTGGATCATGATATCAATCCGCTGGCACCCGGCTCAGCGGCGTTTGTACGCATCTTCATGAATCTGAGCATTTCGCTGCTCTTGCCGTTGATCGTCGTCACGCTTGCAGCGGATTTGATTTCATCGGAGTGGGGAGAAGGAACGATCAAAGCACTTTTGACGCGGCCGATTGCCAGGTGGAAGATATTGCTGTCGAAGCTGCTTACGTTACTGTTGTATGTATCGTTATTGCTGATGACAATAGGCGTTTTGGCAACGGGGATCGGCAGTTTGTTTTTTGGCTGGGGCGGCTGGGACATGCCGGTGGCTACAGGGTTTCAAGTCATCAACGGCCAATTGGATACAAGTCAAGTCATGAATATCCCACAGTGGCAGTTTATAATGGAAAGCTATGGGCTTGGTTTTGTTGTGGCAATGTCCATTGGGCTTGTCACATGTGCCGTTTCGATTATCGTCCGGAATACGGCTGCAACGATGGGGATCCTATTGGCAGCCGTGATTGCCGGCAATATTTTAAGCCGACTCGCTTCTTCATGGGTGGCGGTGAAATATCTGTTTTCCGTCAATTTGGGTCTCACCGGGTATCTCTCCGGACAATTGCCGCCGATTGCAGGCATGTCCCTTCCTTTTTCCATTGGCGTTTTGGCTGTATGGTCGCTCCTTGCTCTGGTCGTCAGTTTTGTCGTGTTTATGCACAGGGACATCTTGGCATAATCGTTTGCCGATACAACCGCATTCCGTCATGGCTGATGGATTTGTTGTAAAATTGCTTTGGACAACTCCAGGCCGGCGTTGTATCCCATTCGCTTCAGCCGGTTGTTTTTGGCTGCCGACTCTACGATCATGGCGATGTTGCGCCCGGGCGACACGGGAATGATGATCTGGGGAACTTGTACACCCAAGATATCTACCGTATGTTCATCGATTCCCAGGCGATCGTATGGTTTGTCAGGCGCATACGGATCAAGATGAACGATCAAGTTGATTTTTTCCCGGGCACGGACATTACCGGCGCCGAACATCGTCTGCATATTTAAAATCCCAAGGCCTCGTACCTCTAATAAATGTTCTGTCAATTTTGCACCTTCTGCGTGCAATTCATCACCAATGCGTTTGATATCTACGCGGTCGTCTGCCACCAGTCGATGGCCGCGGTGGACCAATTCCAACGCCGTTTCACTTTTTCCGACCCCCGATTCACCTGTGATGAGCACGCCTACACCGTAAATTTCTACAAGCACGCCATGTTTTGAAACTTCAGGCGCAAACACATGCTCCAGCGTATTCAAGATTTGTCCGACGAGCCGTACTGTGGGGGCGTTTGATGTAAGGATCGGCAGCTTGTATTCGTTCCCTAATTGGATCCACTCAGGATCAGGTACAACCCCATGGCAAAACACATAACAAG
Above is a window of Fodinisporobacter ferrooxydans DNA encoding:
- the crcB gene encoding fluoride efflux transporter CrcB; protein product: MKDVLAIAIGGFVGAILRYVVGLWVPPVQLFPLGTLLINWIGCLFLGWFLTMTLNKWKVPPHLRLAIGTGVTGAFTTFSTFSVETLLLLKANHALLALSYVAASVAGGVLLAWIGFRLAKLA
- the crcB gene encoding fluoride efflux transporter CrcB, whose translation is MWSILIVGFGGMFGANARHYLGRFVNLRTQSSFPWGTWVINLSGSLLLGLLSALFHSGSLQTWAWRLLGIGFCGAYTTFSTFGYETIQLLEKGKIREAFLYIVSSVCLAVGCAWIGYQFG
- a CDS encoding GDSL-type esterase/lipase family protein, which produces MKGRDLKWFGIGCLAVCCTVLLAAGTGLALSRSALPHRSALTTQPKQLQKQVQTSRTILHGPIRIFAMGDSLSRGYGDETGLGYIGDLQQALEKKGLQTTVDNIAVDGFVSDQLVHQIKDPAIQKQVAAAKIITFSIGGNDLVRNVANFTIPTIEQTKASEEHYLKNLNTILQTVRANNSQAPILMVGLYNPFLQLQGGAAGTAVVEDWNGRTSTLLRSYTNTYLVPTLDIFAANGDKFLYADHFHPNAAGYQAIAARMLQDLSSLLPS
- a CDS encoding ABC transporter ATP-binding protein translates to MIVQDLSFDVFAGEIFGFLGPNGAGKTTTIRMLVGLMKPSIGSVTIGGFDLQRNYVQAMAHVGCIVENPELYKFLTGRENLEQFARMSGSVDDKRIREVAQLVGLEHRLDEKVRTYSLGMKQRLGIAQALLTRPQLLILDEPTNGLDPSGIRELREFIKYLAKKAGMAVFVSSHILSEIEMLCDRVAILHHGKIIRAGTVRELLYGYAPRTEWEVSNIKTAQSLLQQFLIEEGIADSMERMICNPNVLMADADHPPAAERRDGNDMGTIVCAISDAWIPRLNEWFVSQGIGVYAIRKRSATLEELFLEVTEEANGGEAIGAISLSDRK
- a CDS encoding ABC transporter permease codes for the protein MQFLYLIENEAIKLSKRRRFLLVNLIVIVLIALFAYGQKLADEQLFARVGTTQWKPVIRQQIYDLQNRQKSLYIPEERKKTYQVQVQQLQYELDHDINPLAPGSAAFVRIFMNLSISLLLPLIVVTLAADLISSEWGEGTIKALLTRPIARWKILLSKLLTLLLYVSLLLMTIGVLATGIGSLFFGWGGWDMPVATGFQVINGQLDTSQVMNIPQWQFIMESYGLGFVVAMSIGLVTCAVSIIVRNTAATMGILLAAVIAGNILSRLASSWVAVKYLFSVNLGLTGYLSGQLPPIAGMSLPFSIGVLAVWSLLALVVSFVVFMHRDILA
- the hprK gene encoding HPr(Ser) kinase/phosphatase, with product MTYIVHDLVKDLSFQVAAGENGLTRKIHRADVIRCGLTLTGFFEGFSPERIQLIGNQESLYLQHLSSIERYQRIERMLSYGKETPCYVFCHGVVPDPEWIQLGNEYKLPILTSNAPTVRLVGQILNTLEHVFAPEVSKHGVLVEIYGVGVLITGESGVGKSETALELVHRGHRLVADDRVDIKRIGDELHAEGAKLTEHLLEVRGLGILNMQTMFGAGNVRAREKINLIVHLDPYAPDKPYDRLGIDEHTVDILGVQVPQIIIPVSPGRNIAMIVESAAKNNRLKRMGYNAGLELSKAILQQIHQP